One window of the Pristis pectinata isolate sPriPec2 chromosome 13, sPriPec2.1.pri, whole genome shotgun sequence genome contains the following:
- the LOC127577511 gene encoding basic salivary proline-rich protein 3-like: MEKGDSRYEEEPGSSETGARVTWEGANQISVSLIGLKPSPGKRVIEQLQVSGGTESGKTAAHLYAVSFRKQHAAETLTPPPLPASVQWARSFPGHVTFPGSGDGDPLHCVRGTSATPASAHPAGSPPPSERAPGGIPPQRARTRRDPPPRERAPGGIPPPRERAPGGIPPQRARTRRDPPQRARTRRDPPQRARTRRDPPPQRARTRRDSPPPRERAPGGIPPQRARTRRDPPQRARTRRDPPQRARTRRDPPPQRARTRRDSPPPESSHPAGSPPPESSHPAGSPPHPRERAPGGIPPRERAPGGIPPPESSHPAGSPPHPRERAPGGIPPSPQRARTQRDPPLTPASAHPAGSPPHPSERAPGGIPPQRARTQRDPPLTPASAHPAGSPPSERAPGGITPQRALTRRDRPQRARTRRDRPPVNAHSAGPRGHPPCAAHRPARSSPPLSTPRSLLCLPVSSPRAAEPPAHKWP; encoded by the exons TCACGTGGGAAGGTGCTAACCAAATATCAGTAAGTCTCATCGGTCTCAAGCCTTCCCCCGGGAAGAGGGTAATCGAGCAGCTCCAGGTCAGTGGTGGCACCGAGTCG GGTAAGACAGCAGCCCACTTGTACGCAGTAAGTTTCCGCAAACAGCA CGCTGCGGAGACCCTGACCCCGCCCCCTCTCCCCGCCTCTGTCCAATGGGCTCGCAGCTTCCCCGGCCACGTGACGTTCCCGGGGTCCGGTGACGGGGACCCGCTACATTGTGTCCGAGGGACTTCTGCCACTCCAGCGAGCGCGCACCCGGcgggatcccccccccccagcgagCGCGCACCCGGCGGGATCCCCCCCCAGAGAGCGCGCACCCGGCGGGATCCCCCCCCCAGAGAGCGCGCACCCGGCGGGATTCCCCCCCCCAGAGAGCGCGCACCCGGCGGGATCCCCCCCCAGAGAGCTCGCACCCGGCGGGATCCCCCCCAGAGAGCGCGCACCCGGCGGGATCCCCCCCAGAGAGCTCGCACCCGGCGGGATCCCCCCCCCCAGAGAGCTCGCACCCGGcgggattcccccccccccagagagcgCGCACCCGGCGGGATCCCCCCCCAGAGAGCTCGCACCCGGCGGGATCCCCCCCAGAGAGCGCGCACCCGGCGGGATCCCCCCCAGAGAGCTCGCACCCGGCGGGATCCCCCCCCCCAGAGAGCTCGCACCCGGCGGGATTCCCCCCCCCCAGAGAGCTCGCACCCGGCGGGATCCCCCCCCCCAGAGAGCTCGCACCCGGCGggatccccccctcaccccagagAGCGCGCACCCGGCGGGATCCCCCCCAGAGAGCGCGCACCCGGCGGGATCCCCCCCCCAGAGAGCTCGCACCCGGCGggatccccccctcaccccagagAGCGCGCACCCGGCGggatccccccctcaccccagcgAGCGCGCACCCAGCGggatccccccctcaccccagcgAGCGCGCACCCGGCGggatccccccctcaccccagcgAGCGCGCACCCGGCGGGATCCCCCCCCAGAGAGCGCGCACCCAGCGggatccccccctcaccccagcgAGCGCGCACCCGGCGGGATCACCCCCCAGCGAGCGCGCACCCGGCGGGATCACCCCCCAGAGAGCGCTCACCCGGCGGGACCGCCCCCAGCGAGCGCGCACCCGGCGGGACCGCCCCCCAGTGAACGCGCACTCGGCGGGACCGCGCGGCCACCCA CCCTGCGCCGCACACCGCCCTGCCCGCTCCTCTCCGCCCCTCTCCACTCCCCGCTCATTGTTGTGTCTGCCGGTGAGCAGCCCGAGAGCAGCGGAGCCCCCCGCACACAAGTGGCCTTGA